In Lolium rigidum isolate FL_2022 chromosome 3, APGP_CSIRO_Lrig_0.1, whole genome shotgun sequence, the genomic window tagtgttttgttgtgccaagtaaagtcgttgatagaaaagttcatactagatttggattactgcgcagaaacagatttctttgctgtcacgaatctgggctgttttctctgtaggtaactcagaaaattatgccaatttacgtgagtgatcctcagatatgtacgcaactttcattcaatttgagcattttcatttgagcaagtctggtgcctcgataaaattcgtcaatacgaactgttctgttttgacagattctgccttttatttcgcattgcctcttttgctatgttggatgaatttctttgatccattaatgtccagtagctttatgcaatgtccagaagtgttaagaatgattgtttcacctctgaacatgttaatttttattgtcgctaaccctctaatgagttgttctaagtttggtgtggaggaagttttcaaggatcaagagaggagtatgatgcaacatgatcaaggagagtgaaagctctaagcttggggatgccccggtggttcacccctgcatattctaagaagactcaagcgtctaagcttggggatgcccaaggcatccccttcttcatcgacaacattatcaggttcctcccctgaaactatatttttattccatcacatcttatgtgcttttcttggagcgtcggtttgtttttgttttttgttttgtttgaataaaatggatcctagcattcactttatgggagagagacacgctccgctgtagcatatggacaagtatgtccttagcttctactcataatattcatggcaaagtttcttcttcgttaaatagttatatggttggaattggaaaatgatacatgtagtaattgctataaatgtcttgggtaatgtgatacttggcaattgttgtgctcatgtttaagctcttgcatcatatgatttgcacccattaatgaagaaatacatagagcatgctaaaatttggtttggatatttggtttctctaaggtctagataatttatagtattgagtttgaacaacaaggaagacggtgtagagtcttataatgtttacaatatgtcttttatgtgagttttgctgcaccggttcatccttgtgtttgtttcaaataagccttgctagcctaaaccttgtatcgagagggattacttctcatgcatccaaaatacttgagccaaccactatgccatttgtgtccaccatacctacctactacatggtattttccgccattccaaagtaaattgcttgagtgctacctttaaaattccatcattcacctttgcaatatatagctcatgggacaaatagcttaaaaactattgtggtattgaatatgtacttatgcactttatctcttattaagttgcttgttgtgcgataaccatgttcacttggggacgccatcaactattctttgttgaatttcatgtgagttgctatgcatgttcgtcttgtccgaagtaagagagatctaccaccttatggttaagcatgcatattgttagagaagaacattgggccgctaactaaagccatgatccatggtggaagtttcagttttggacatgtatcctcaatctcatatgagaaaattattaattgttgttatatgcttatgcataaaagaggagtccattatctgttgtctatgttgtcccggtatggatgtctaagttgagaataatcaatagcgagaaatccaatgcgagctttctccttagacctttgtacaggcggcatagaggtacccctttgtgacacttggttaaaacatgtgcattgtgatgatccggtagtccaagctaattaggacaaggtgcgggcactattagtacactatgcatgaggcttgcaacttataagatataatttacatgatacatatgctttattactaccgttgacaaaattgtttcatgttttcaaaatcaaagctctagcacaaatatagcaatcgatgcttttcctctatggaggacaattcttttactttcaatgttgagtcagttcacctatttctctccacctcaagaagcaaacacttgtgtgagctgtgcattgattcctacatacttgcttattgcacttattatattactctatgttgacaatatccatgagatatacatgttacaagttgaaagcaaccgctgaaacttaatcttcctttgtgttgcttcaatacctttactatgaattattgctttatgagttaactcttatgcaagacttattgatgcttgtcttgaagtgctattcatgaaaagtctttgctttatgattcacttgtttactcatgtcatatacattgttttgatcgctgcattcactacatacgctttacaaatagtatgatcaaggttatgatggcatgtcactccagaaattatacgtgttatcgttttaccgctcgggacaagcagaactaagcttggggatgctgatacgtctccgacgtatcgataatttcttatgttccatgccacattattgatgttatctacatgttttatgcacactttatgtcatattcgtgcattttctggaactaacctattaacaagatgctgaagtgccgattctgttgttttactgctgtttttggtttcagaaatcctagtaacgaaatattctcggaattggacgaaatcaacgcccagggtcctattttgccacgaagcttccagaagaccgaagaggagacgaagtggggccacgaggtggccacaccctagggcggcgcggcccccccccctggccgcgcggacctgtggtgtggggccctcgtgccgcctcctgacctgcccttccgcctacttaaagcctccgttgcgaaacccccagtaccgagagccacgatacggaaaaccttccagagacgccgccgccgccgatcccatctcgggggatccgaggagatcgcctccggcaccactgccggagaggggaatcatctcccggaggactctacgccgccatggtcgcctccggagtgatgagtgagtagtctacccctggactatgggtccatagcagtagctagatggttgtcttctccccattgtgcttaattgtcggatcttgtgagctgcctaacatgatcaagatcatctatctgtaattctatatgttgcgtttgttgggatccgatgaatagagaatacttgttatgttgattatcaaagttatgtctatgtgttgtttatgatcttgcatgctctccgtactagtagatgctctgaccaagtagatgcttgtgactccaagagggagtatttatgctcgatagtgggttcatgcctccattgatatctgggacagtgacagaaagttctaaggttgtggatgtgcttgttgccactagggataaaacattagtgctatgttcaaggatgtagttactgattacattacgcgcaatacttaatgcaattgtgcatgttgttagcaacttaatgctggaggggttcggatgataactctgaaggtggactttttaggcatagatgcatgcttggatggcggtctatgtactttgtcgtaatgcccaattaaatctcactatactcatcataatatgtatgtgcatggtcatgccctctttatttgtcaattgcccaagcgtaatttgttcacccaacatgcttgtttatcttatgggagagacacctctagtgaactgtggaccccggtccaattctctatacttgaaatacaatctactgcaatacttgttctcttgttttccagcaaacaatcatcttccacacaatacggttaatcctttgttacagcaagccggtgagattgacaacctcatctgtttcgttggggcaaagtactttggttgtgttgtgcgggttccacgttggcgccggaatccctggtgttgcgccgcactacatcccgtcgccatcaaccttcaacgtgcttcttggctcctcctggttcgataaaccttggtttctttctgagggaaaacttgctgctgtgcgcatcataccttcctcttggggttcccaacgaacgtgtgagttacacgccatcagcccgcgcggccagggtggagcccgcgcggccctggtgtgtggtggccccctggcccgcctccgactctccttcggtgttctggggtcttccggggaaaataagatactgggtctttgtttcgtcgaattccgagaataatggccgaacagcctttctggaaccaaaaacagcagaaaacaggaactggcacttcggcatcttgttaataggttagttccgaaaaatgcataaaaacattataaagtgcgagcaaaacatgtaggtattgtcataaaacaagcatggaacatcacaaattatagatacgttggagacgtatcagatattaTCTTGCAAATGGCATATATCCTCCATGAGCCACCTTTGTGAAGACAATATCTCAACCTATGACATCAAGACATCTTATAAGCCATGATGCATGAGTGGACAAGAAAGAACGTGGAGAGAGCTTTCAGTTTGCATCGGAAGCGCTTTGCCATTGTTCCTGGCCCTGAGTACTACAAATCAAAAGTGCTATGGAAAATAATGGCATGTTCCATCATCTTGCATAATATGATCATGGAAGATGAGATGAGCGTGATCATGCCAAATAAGAACATCAAGTACCTCTCCAATGGTGATCCACTTAAGCCATAGCATGATGGAAACATGATACATAGATTCCTCAAAGCGCATCGACGCATCAAGACCAAGGTTACCCATTATCAGCTGCAATAGGATCTTGTTGACAAACACTCGTAAAACCACACTGCTTCTTAATTGTACATTTACTTCATTTAAACATTCGTGAACCCTACCGTCTATATTTTTTTTGAAGCACAGAGGATGCCAAACTCCTGATCGTGGAGGATAATTTTCGGAGCTTGAGGAAGTAAGCTACAAATTAATTGATTACTAGCACCTTTAAACAAAATTTTGGAAACACATCAGCCACCAGTTTGAACAACACGGGGGGATGTTTAAGACCCTTACCAGCCATAAAACAATTACCGCTAAAGTTATTAATTCCAACACAAAAGGAACTTTTCTGCAAAATAGCTTTAATTCTGCCCCTCCAAATCTCACCAAACCTGGATTTAAGCATCTTGTCAAGAAATTCCCAATCAATCTAGCGTAAGCTTTTTCAGTCTAATTTCATAAAAAAATCTCATTGTTTCGAATTTACAAAACATGCCCCTTCGCTAAGTTGTTTTCTCCATATCGGCCTTCGGCTTTACTATGCGCCTGGCGTACTCCCTGGCCCCGTCCTTGTCCACGACCATGATCACGAAGCTGGCGAGCCCGAGCCGCCGGACCTGCTTAATGCACCGGTCGACGATCGCCACCGCTTCCTTCACTGTCATGCCGGGGCGGTAGTGCTCATCCATCACCGGCGTGCAGAGGCCCGCCCCGCACCCGGCAGCCCCGTACTTCTCCACCCGGTGCGGCGGCGCGGTGCCGCCCACGGCGTACATCGTCGGGCCCTCCGACGTGTCGTAGCTAGCGATCATTGCGTTGGCGGATTGAGCGCAGGCGAGCACCGCCCCCCGTGCGGCGTCAGCGGCCCCGGCGGCGCTGGAAATCTTCTCGGTGCTCACGCTCGCCCTCGTCTCGTCTCGTAACCGCAGGCTGCGAAATAGAAACACAATTTGAGTCGAAGTTCCGGATTCTGACATGATTGAGGCCTTGATCGTAGAGCTCGAGCAATTACCAGTCGCCGTGGACGCCGGACACGCCGAGAAGCAGGTGGGAGCCGAGGCGCGTGACCCTGTCGTGGTCGGGGTTGCTGAACACGTAGCTGCTCCGCTTGGCGGAGGTGCCGGCGGCCACCACCGCGAAGCCACCCCCCACCACCCCGAACACGCTGTCCATGATCATGGCGGCGGCGCGTAAGTGTTCCTGTGCGACACGGCCGGTCTCCGTACGTATCACGCAGTGCTCTCTAGCTAGCTCTGTGTTGAATCCAACTTTCGAAGGTTACATGAGACCAAGCAGGGCGCACGCGAGAGGATGTGTTATAGGCCATCGGGAGATCGACTACTAATTGATGTCGGAGTGGCAGACTGAATTTCCGAGAACTAAGCGTACGCCTTGTTCGAGTCCGGCTCTGTTGTCTGCGAACTGGCCTCTCTCAATCTGTTCGTCCAGGTTTAGTTTGGAAAATGCTAGGAATTGTCTGAAAAGTCCCAGCCTCCTGTTTGTCTGCGTGGCACATGTCAATTTTTACCTCAAATTCAGATATTGCTTCATTGCAGCCAAATGCTTCAGCTTTTGCTTAATTTtactgaagcaaaaaaaaatggtTCAACTAAAAGTAAAAAGAGACTCACCAGAGACCTTACCGGAGCACAATATTTCACCGCAGAGACCTCGCCGAAAACTTTGTAGCAAAAGTTTTGTGCTATTGAAGCTAAACCGACGTCGCCGGAGACCTTCTAGCAACAATTTTATACTAAAGTACCAAAATAGTATAAAATTTGCAGAAAAACATATATTATCGTAGCATCGTCAAATACTCGCCGACGCACTGCCGACAACATCCCTACTCCAGCTAGCAGCACCGCCACTTGTTTCTTACAACACGAGCACTAACGGCTAGCGGTATTGGTGAGAATTTGCAGCACACCCGCTGACCTTTTGCAGCACCACTGCTAACATTTTGTAGCTCCGCCGCCTAACATTTGCAGCATCGCCGCTATTTCTTTGCAGCTCCACGTGGCAGCTTTTGCAGCTCCGTCCGCCTGCGCCTAGCCGGTGGAAGAGGATGCATGGATGAGAAGGGATGCTGAGTTGGACGGCGTCAGTTAACTGGTGTGCGCCTGGGAGGTGCATGGATAGCTGATTTTCCATGAGCATCAGCGTGGAAAGGAGGGGCCGGGTTGTTGCCGCTCTcgtggagagagaaggagagaagaaatcgATGCGGGGCAGCGGGAGTAACATGGTGGACCACCGGATTGGTGGTGGACCTCACGATGGAGGATGGCGGTGGCCCCCTCGAGGCACGGGAGGCGTGGTAGTGCTCGATgacgagcccatcggggcacaaaGCGACGCGGTGGAGGTCGGTGACGGTGCCCCCGGGTACAGAGCGGTGGGTTGGAGATCAGCGGAGGTGGCCCCGAGGCACATGCCGGCACTGTGCAGGTCGGCGGCGCCCCCCAACAACGTGTGGCTCATAGAGGCGATGGTCCATGGCGACGGGAGCGACGCTGCGTGGGGAACTGGAGGCGTGGTGTTTTCTACTATCAGAGGAGGAAGCTGATGTTGCATTTCTCATTCACAAGATAAGAACGTGGGCGGCCCCATATAACGCATGTCACGCGGCGAGCCTAGGACAATTAGATACATCCAATGGTGGATGACACCGGTAGAAAACGGACCTTTTGTCTCGGTtctggaggggctttagtcccggttgcccaACCAGAACTGCcaaatcgggactaaagccccctcccgcccctttagtcccggttgagtTACAAACCGGAATTAAAGGCCTTCCACGTGGCCGCGGCGGAATGCTCGGGCTGGGGacctaccaaccgggactaaagtatGCACCAAGGTTTAGGGTTCTAGCCCctatatttttttgttttccattttcattcaattatttttcattcatacatATTCTACGCCAATATATATATTGTACACGTTGATGCAGGTATAGTATAATGTCTCTTACGATCGAGTATACATATATATGCAATTTGGCATAGTTTCTATCAAATTACATGGAGGTATTAGCGGCAATGGAATTCTCCGGCTGGATGTATGACTTCCGCAAGCAAAAATCCCGCGAATTTATCTTGAATTGCTTGTACGCGGTCCTTTGGTAGGAGCTGGGCCGTAGCTTATAAGCCTTTAAAAGAAGGAGATCAATATGAATATATGATTTCTGTGAATATATATAAAACCatcataaaataaactatgaatgAAAATCAacacaattgatggtaataaaagAATATTATGAATATTGTTAAAGTACTTCAAGAAAATCCTATATGCGTCGCTCACTGGTAATCTTGCGGGTGTACTCAAACATCGAATGCACATAACTTTGACCCCTCTGCCTCAACCACTTTGCGAGAATAAAATTAAATCAAGTATTAGTCAAGCATGATAATTGATGAGTTAATTTTTAGAGTGTTTTTATACCGTTATTTCATATAGATATCTGTGAGTAGtaataggatttttgtattttgCTGCGCTTCTGAgccccttttatgcttgtctacgcaGAATCCAAAATATTAAGGCAATGATGAAATATCGATAAAAACTATCATTTTATGATATTATTCACATGATAAAAGTCATCTAAGCACTTAACCATGCGCATGGGTGAAAGGGAAATGCGAGGAGAAGTTCCAGTGAGTTTAGCGGGCATCGGTACGAGCAAACCCGCTTGTACTGTCCGCCCGTACGACGTGCCAAGAGCACCGCCTcatcaagtacttcatctcgcgCAGATGGCAGAGATATATGAAAGAGACAGCTTCGGGAAACACAGAAACACCACCTCTGGAATAGATCTGAAGAAGGAACCTTGGAGAGGACATCATCCGCGCTGCTAGAAAACACCACATTCGAAATAGcttctcgtggttcgatactcttattccgATACttttatttcgaaactagctaaaATTGATATGTGTACTTGCAGTCATCAATAATGGTATTAAAACTAGAATTAAAGAGATGTGTGGACCTACAACTATTTACTTTCTGCTTTATAAAAAGCAGCTCCGATTTCCATTCACCACGAACCTTCTTGGTGAACTTTTTCCAAACCCTGCAATAATGCTAAGAAAATGAGAAAATGAACGAAAGAGGATAATGTAGTGcgataatgattgaaattacctctgaagGATATCCTCTATGCTCTTGTACAACTCCGGGTCTTTGTCTAATGGGATCATGATATCAACTTTTCCAACATCAACTTGGATGCCTAGCAGAATTCAATGAAAGCTGCGCACATTTGTTTATATACGCaggcatgcataactcatcaattacactaaaCATTGATTAAGAAAAATATAATGCGTACAAGGCAAGTAACACTTATGAAAAGTTGTAAGGAGATAGTTTTTCCAAACATTCATTTTATTTAACTAAAaatcttagcaagtttttctctGTGTCCTTTCCGCGATTTTCTACCGTAAGGCAATGATTATTATATAATGATTATTATATGGGTCAAGGAACTTAATATCATAGATTCTTCGTCTTTTGCATTttttaatcttcattctgcataaataGCGTATaacaaatataataaagataattaCACGTAATGAACGAGCTAAGCTAGAGACGTAATAAATCACTTAGCGCCCGCAGAATATCCAGAAGATACAACAGACAAAACTCCACGCGCTCTCCGTTAGCGTTAGATGTACCACCGAAGCAAGGATAGAACGAGAAATACCTTATTCTGATTACATGATGTAGTTCTCCTCTCATCATCCTAAAAGTGTAGTTGTCCTCTCATCATCCTAAAAGAACCACTAAAAAAACAACCTAAAAACAAAAACTCTCCGCCGATAAAAAATCATGGTCCACCACACCTTCAAAGCTACAACGAAGCGGATGGAGCGGACCGGCAACGTTGTCAACGAGGAGACATAACCCTAGATGGGCCTAGGGTTCTGGCCGCCACCTCACCTGATTGCCTCTTCTGTTCACGCTCCGGTTCGTCGCCCATCGCCATTGAACTAATGGTAAATAGTAACTATCAaacgggagcggtgttttggaacatgggagcatatgctccctctattttaaaattcatcttacatatattttgaatttcaaaaaaaccgaaacgaaaaattcgcacgtacatattcacgtgctacacgctcacaaagttgtttcataaaaaatggacttgtaatgtaacgtgtgtaaaaaagataaaactcagtgctaaaaataatgttgtttacaagataaattttctgttttttacatagaccacaaaaaatatatatttttcgtgaaacttgacaaatgcacatatattatggagatgtacatgtaaaaatttttgttaaaatttttcgACAACTCGAAATATAAGTTTTTgatatagggagcatacgcaaccgagagccgaattgaatttccgctgtcAAACTAACTTTTATTTCACGAAAGAACTCACGTAGATGCATACATAACCGTGTACAAACCTGCTCATACATACAGTACGTACATAGCATCTCCTCTGCTCTGCTGCACGCACCTAGCAACGGGCGTGTACGTGCCAGCTGCTACTTATTTCCGTCACATGTACACACGCTGAGACGCACGCGGCTACACGTCAAACCGGGCTGCTCAAGATCGTCGCGCGAGCGCGATCACTCACAtgtcggagacgccgccgccgtgctgGTGCTGCTGTTGCGGGCCGCGGAGGAACACGGACTCCGTCTGTGCGCCGATGACCCtgtccgccgcctccctcccctgTTCGCCGAACAGGATCGTCTTGGCCGGTGCGTCCAGCTGCTTCAGCAGGCTGTTCCCGCCCGTCAGGAACACCTCCTCGTCGTTGCTGGAGCCCACGCCGAAGCAGATCACGGCCAGGTTCCCCTCGTTCCCGGCCACGAACGTCGCCGGGTGGCCGGCCGGGAGCACGATCACCGACCCCTCCTTGATCTGGGCCCTCACCTGCCTATAGCCTCTCGATTTcttctgctcctgctcctgctcctcctcctcctctctgccGTGCTCACTGCGCTCCCGGCGCTCCGACCGGCCGCTGGAGTCGGTCTTGTGCGGGCATGCCATCTCGAAGTAGCCGCTCCCCTCCACGACCACGGCGATCTTGGTCGCGCGGGTGGTGTATCTCGGCGCCAACATCGACCCCTGCACGCACGTACGGTGTACTATCATGATTCCGATCGAGTTCATGAAGTCCTGCATGACTAATAAGCTGTGCTGTTTGCATGCTTACGCGGGTGATGTTGGCGATGCCGACTTCCATGTCGAGGTCGCGGAGGTGGCGGCACTCGTCGCCGGTGATCATGTGCATCCTGCCGTGCTTGTTCGAGTAGAGGGGCTTCTGGGAGGGGAGGCTCCTCGGCTTGATCTCCTCCTCCTTGGAAGAacctgagccgccgccgccgcgtcctcccctGGAGCACGACCTGCTCAGCTCCCGGATCTGCTCCTCCGACGCCTGCCATATCTCCCCCTTGCTCTGCCCTCGCATGCTCTCCAACTCCTCCCGCCGACTCTGTTTTAGTACACAACAATAAAATACGTGCAAAATCATTCGGTTGCATATAAGCAAGAAACTATGCGTATAGTAATCATCGTGTGAAGATGAAGCGTGCGTACGTTGAATGCCGCCTGGAGAACCTCGTCGCTGAAGGCTCTGAAGAATGACTCCATGCCCTGGCCTCCAATCGGGAAGAACTCCTGCATATTCACCATACCTCATGATTATCACTATGAATCATATGACTGAACGAAACGGATCGagcgcgtcgtcatcgtcgtcgtcgtcgccgcttaCCTCGAAGCGGCCGGGCGtggcgacggggttgaggagcatGACGACGCGGAACCACCTGGACCGGTGGGTGTTGGCGGAGTACACGATGGATCCCGCCGGGATTACCATCACGTCGCCCTCCCTCACGCAGAACGACTCCCGCCTCCCATTCCTCAGCACCACCAGCACGCCCTCGCCTtccttcacgtagaagatctcgTCGGCGTCGTAGTGGCTGGGCTGCAGGAACGCGCGCGGCGCTGCGTCCAGGCACGCCACGCGGTAGTCGCCGACGGAGCCGCGCAGGAGCTCGTCGTCGAACCGCTCCAGCACCTTGAAGTGGCCGTGGCGCGTGCGCGCCCATTCACGGAAGCTCTCCTCCCCGAAGTGGTACGGCCGGCCACCCTCGCTGGAGGATTGCCCTTTTCCCCATTCCTCacgtcctccttcttctccccttctccaTCCTACCTCTTCCCTCGACGCGAACGAGAGGGAGAGGCAGAGGGAGAGGACGAGGGCTAGCGCTAGCAATGGCGATGTTGCTACTGATGTCTTCATTGTGATCGATGTTGGTGATCTCCAGGAGAGTGAGTGATGCAAATATATAGTGCGTGGCGATGAGTACGTGGAGCCATGCGCGCGGCCATGTGGAGGTCGGCGAACGTACGTGGCAAGAGCATGCAGAAGAGGCGCCATGCATGCGATGCAAGATAGCTGGCCTGCAACGAAGGGGACGACGCTGATTGAGATAGAAACAAACTGAGAAGCGACATTACAGATTAGCTAGACGCGGTAGCTCGGCGACGAACTTTTGCGTCGGCGGAAGATATCCTCCAAGGCTCCAAAGCTCAACTACTACCTCGGCGAGAGCCTTATCGTCGTTATCGATCAGCTATGGTTTATGCAGCTACCTAGCTTGTCACTAGATGCATGCATGCGTTCATGCATGGATGACACGGAAGTACAAGGTCCGGTCCGATCCTATCCACTCGCAAGAAACATTGTAGCTCGATCAAGTGCACACTGCTAAACACACTTTGCGGGGAAATGGAAACCTGCACTCAGTGAGGATAGAATCAAAATTTATGTGTGGTGAAATATATGAATTTAGGTATGAGCTAGAGAAGGCTTTTCAGATAGCTAGCTCCGCCACTTTCCTACAGTTACATCATCCACGGCAAATTCAGTATAccactactccctccatttttaaTTAATCAAAGTCCTACCTTTGTTCTAAGTCAAACTCTTATAAGTTTGATCAAGTCTAAAACAAATTTAACCTCTATAAGAGTGTAACATTAAATTAGTTTAACTGGATTCATCATATAATATACTTTCCTGATAATTTTTCTTAGATATCAGCAAAAAAAATCAAGTTGGTAAAATTTCGAATGCTTGATGCAGAACAAGCCTAGTATTTCAACTAATTTAGAATGAACAGAGAGTAATGAATCTTTTCGTATAAAAGAATGCAATGAATTCATAGGCATGCCAACGTAGATTTGATTAACTAAATATGCCTACTTGCGATCGACCTATACTTGTATATTCGTCATAGCGGTCATTCATCTTCTAAAAGTAGTTGATTTTCTTAATTCTCGGTCTTCTTCTGGGAATTTGTTGGTATTCATTTAACTGTTGTTCCTATGTTGAGATTTGATGTTAAGGAAGCCATGCATTATATTCTTTGTCGTGGTAAGGGACTCGAAACTGCCTCCCGGGTCGCCTCACTCGGGCGACTCTGGaggcctcccaaaccctagcccaacCACCTTCCCACCAACACTTCCCTGGCCGCCACCGACgccggtgatggtggcggcgcctggcCGTCAAAGGCGGAGGGCGTTGGGGCACACTCCTGTGGCGTGTCTGCGAGCGGCGAGGCGTCGCTGGACGGCTTGTGCGTGATGGCGGAGGCCGTGGagctggcgcggcggcggccgtcgAGCTGGCAAGGCGGCTGTGCTGTGAGGGCTAGGAGCTACGGAGGCGAAGCGCGGGCGCCACGCGGTGTGGCGGCGGATGGCCAGCGCGTGCCAGATCTGGGCTGAGGCGGGCTCGGTCTGGGCCGATGCCTCCTCGCGTCTATTTGCGACTTTTCCTGCGATGGATGTGTGCCGTTGCGATTCTACTCAGCGTCGCTGTTCAGGTCGC contains:
- the LOC124697734 gene encoding proteasome subunit beta type-2-like, which encodes MDSVFGVVGGGFAVVAAGTSAKRSSYVFSNPDHDRVTRLGSHLLLGVSGVHGDCLRLRDETRASVSTEKISSAAGAADAARGAVLACAQSANAMIASYDTSEGPTMYAVGGTAPPHRVEKYGAAGCGAGLCTPVMDEHYRPGMTVKEAVAIVDRCIKQVRRLGLASFVIMVVDKDGAREYARRIVKPKADMEKTT
- the LOC124700885 gene encoding cupincin-like — encoded protein: MKTSVATSPLLALALVLSLCLSLSFASREEVGWRRGEEGGREEWGKGQSSSEGGRPYHFGEESFREWARTRHGHFKVLERFDDELLRGSVGDYRVACLDAAPRAFLQPSHYDADEIFYVKEGEGVLVVLRNGRRESFCVREGDVMVIPAGSIVYSANTHRSRWFRVVMLLNPVATPGRFEEFFPIGGQGMESFFRAFSDEVLQAAFNSRREELESMRGQSKGEIWQASEEQIRELSRSCSRGGRGGGGSGSSKEEEIKPRSLPSQKPLYSNKHGRMHMITGDECRHLRDLDMEVGIANITRGSMLAPRYTTRATKIAVVVEGSGYFEMACPHKTDSSGRSERRERSEHGREEEEEQEQEQKKSRGYRQVRAQIKEGSVIVLPAGHPATFVAGNEGNLAVICFGVGSSNDEEVFLTGGNSLLKQLDAPAKTILFGEQGREAADRVIGAQTESVFLRGPQQQHQHGGGVSDM